A single Altererythrobacter sp. BO-6 DNA region contains:
- a CDS encoding class I SAM-dependent RNA methyltransferase has product MSNPEPIIRIAAKGDGVTASGRHVAYGVPGDMLRADGSLEPGPHHVTPPCKHFGKCGGCQLQHADEDALRQFVTERVTFQAEKQGIAIGELLPTHLSPPRTRRRATLHALRTAQGAALGFREGASHKIVDLKECHILHPELAVLLPALRNFIAQHGSKRPVDIELTLADQGVDCSLKHLPLEGLEATEAALALAQSAGLARLTLDQGYGPETLWEPAPVTITLSGRAVGMPPGSFLQATQDGEDMLVGDARDWIRDAATIADLFSGLGTFAFALAQPAKVLAAEASRDAHLACKAAAARAGLPMAAMHRDLFRNPLQPDELNRFEAVLLDPPRAGAKEQVTQIAASGVNRVVYVSCNPVSWSRDCAGLIEAGFKLEKLRPVGQFRWSTHVELASYFTR; this is encoded by the coding sequence GTGAGTAATCCAGAACCGATCATCCGCATCGCCGCCAAGGGCGATGGAGTAACTGCCAGCGGGCGGCACGTGGCCTATGGCGTGCCGGGTGACATGCTGCGCGCCGATGGCTCGCTCGAGCCTGGGCCGCATCATGTCACGCCGCCATGCAAACACTTCGGTAAATGTGGCGGCTGCCAGCTGCAACATGCGGACGAAGATGCGCTAAGGCAGTTTGTCACCGAGCGCGTTACCTTCCAGGCGGAAAAGCAGGGCATTGCGATCGGCGAACTGCTGCCGACACACCTTTCGCCGCCGCGCACCCGCCGCCGCGCCACATTGCATGCGCTGCGCACCGCGCAAGGGGCTGCACTGGGATTTCGCGAGGGCGCTTCGCACAAGATCGTGGACCTCAAGGAATGCCATATCCTGCACCCGGAACTCGCGGTTTTGCTCCCTGCGCTAAGGAATTTCATCGCGCAGCATGGCAGCAAGCGCCCGGTCGATATCGAGCTGACATTGGCCGACCAGGGCGTGGATTGCAGCCTGAAGCATCTTCCGCTCGAAGGGCTGGAGGCGACCGAAGCGGCGCTGGCGCTGGCGCAATCGGCCGGGCTTGCGCGGCTGACGCTGGACCAGGGTTATGGGCCGGAGACACTGTGGGAGCCGGCGCCGGTGACGATCACGCTTTCTGGTCGCGCTGTCGGCATGCCGCCCGGCAGCTTCCTGCAGGCGACGCAGGACGGCGAAGACATGCTGGTGGGCGATGCGCGCGACTGGATTCGCGATGCGGCGACTATCGCTGACCTGTTTTCGGGCCTCGGCACCTTCGCCTTTGCCCTTGCGCAACCGGCCAAGGTGCTTGCTGCGGAGGCGTCACGCGATGCGCACCTTGCCTGCAAGGCTGCTGCCGCACGCGCGGGATTGCCGATGGCGGCGATGCACCGTGACCTGTTCCGCAATCCGCTCCAGCCGGATGAATTGAACCGTTTCGAGGCGGTCCTGCTCGATCCTCCGCGCGCCGGCGCGAAGGAGCAAGTGACCCAGATCGCCGCCAGCGGCGTCAATCGCGTGGTCTATGTCAGCTGCAACCCCGTCAGCTGGTCGCGCGACTGCGCCGGGCTGATCGAGGCGGGTTTCAAACTGGAAAAGCTGAGGCCGGTGGGGCAGTTCCGCTGGTCGACCCATGTCGAACTGGCGAGCTATTTCACCCGCTAG
- a CDS encoding 4-(cytidine 5'-diphospho)-2-C-methyl-D-erythritol kinase yields MITETAYAKINLALHVRRRRDDGYHELETLFAFVDNGDVLTAQPAEADRFEVVGEFAEVLDNPFGNLVARALSALPRPQGLHVTLEKNLPVAAGLGGGSADAGALFRIVEQVHGLPDNWEERAARLGADVPACVRSEMAIGRGTGTELEPAQNDMAGMAVLLVNPRIPLPTGPVFKAWDGADRGPLPTGKASDIARNGRNDLRQPAIEICPQIADVLERLGQTEPWMAEMSGSGATCFALYESAEHRDRAARVLAEVEPNWWQMVGLLR; encoded by the coding sequence TTGATCACCGAAACCGCCTACGCCAAGATCAACCTCGCGCTGCATGTCCGCAGGCGGCGCGATGACGGCTATCATGAGCTCGAAACGCTGTTCGCCTTTGTCGACAATGGCGATGTGCTGACCGCGCAGCCTGCCGAGGCAGACCGGTTCGAAGTCGTGGGCGAATTCGCCGAAGTGCTCGACAATCCCTTCGGCAATCTGGTTGCGCGGGCGCTCTCCGCATTGCCGCGCCCGCAAGGGCTCCATGTCACGCTGGAAAAGAACCTGCCGGTCGCGGCCGGGCTGGGTGGAGGTTCGGCCGATGCCGGCGCGTTGTTCCGCATCGTTGAGCAGGTGCACGGCCTGCCCGACAACTGGGAGGAACGCGCCGCGCGGCTCGGCGCCGATGTGCCCGCCTGCGTCCGCAGCGAAATGGCAATCGGGCGCGGCACCGGGACCGAGCTTGAGCCGGCCCAGAACGACATGGCTGGTATGGCGGTGCTGCTGGTGAATCCGCGCATCCCGCTGCCGACCGGACCCGTCTTCAAGGCATGGGATGGCGCGGACCGTGGCCCGCTACCCACTGGCAAAGCCAGCGACATCGCCCGCAATGGCCGCAACGATTTGCGCCAGCCCGCCATCGAAATCTGCCCGCAGATCGCCGATGTGCTGGAGCGTCTTGGCCAGACCGAGCCATGGATGGCGGAAATGTCCGGCTCCGGCGCGACCTGTTTTGCGCTTTATGAGAGCGCCGAGCACCGAGACCGCGCCGCGCGCGTACTGGCCGAGGTGGAACCGAACTGGTGGCAGATGGTAGGTTTATTGAGATGA
- a CDS encoding electron transfer flavoprotein-ubiquinone oxidoreductase: MSAEAIERESMPCDVVIVGGGPAGLSAAIRLKQLNDSLEVVVLEKGSEIGAHILSGAVVDPKALSELFPDWREMNCPMAQTPVTDNWHWVLSKGGKTSLPHLLMPPLMSNAGCYTGSLGNLCRWLAEQAEALGVMVFPGFPAAEVMFDESGAVTGVITQDMGVAADGSHKPDFQPGMEIHAKYTLFAEGARGSLTKQLKAKFDLEKDCQPQVYGLGIKELWDIDPEKHVPGRVIHTQGWPLSESGSWGGGFLYHQANGQVALGFVTALDYANPWVSPYQEFQRWKQHPAIREYLEGGKRVAYGARAINEGGWQSVPKLAFPGGALVGCAAGFVNVPRIKGSHTAMKSGMLAAESIAAAIAAGSEHSELCDYDAAVRSSWIADELKLVQNAQPAVAKFGGDIGTVLAGADMWMRTLKIGLPISMKHTPDYTHTGRADLYPKIDYPKPDGTISFDRLTNVAYSYTNHAEDQPCHLQLKDPELQKESELKIFGGPSARYCPAGVYEWLEDEASGEMKFQINSQNCVHCKTCDIKDPNQNINWVTPEGGGGPNYPNM; encoded by the coding sequence ATGAGCGCCGAAGCTATTGAACGTGAATCGATGCCCTGTGATGTGGTTATCGTGGGGGGCGGGCCGGCCGGGCTCTCCGCCGCGATCCGGCTGAAACAGCTCAACGACAGCCTTGAGGTCGTGGTGCTGGAAAAGGGCTCCGAAATCGGTGCGCACATCCTCTCGGGCGCGGTGGTCGATCCCAAGGCGCTGAGCGAGCTGTTCCCGGACTGGCGCGAGATGAACTGCCCGATGGCGCAGACGCCGGTGACCGACAACTGGCACTGGGTGCTGTCAAAGGGCGGCAAGACCTCGCTGCCGCACCTGCTGATGCCGCCGTTGATGAGCAATGCGGGCTGCTATACCGGCTCGCTCGGCAATCTCTGCCGCTGGCTGGCCGAACAGGCCGAGGCGCTGGGCGTGATGGTGTTCCCGGGCTTCCCCGCAGCTGAAGTGATGTTCGATGAGAGCGGCGCGGTGACCGGCGTGATCACGCAGGACATGGGCGTTGCTGCCGACGGTTCGCACAAGCCCGATTTCCAGCCGGGCATGGAGATCCACGCCAAGTACACCCTCTTTGCCGAGGGGGCGCGCGGCAGCCTGACCAAGCAGCTGAAAGCGAAGTTCGACCTTGAGAAGGATTGCCAGCCGCAGGTTTATGGCCTGGGCATCAAGGAGCTGTGGGATATCGACCCGGAAAAGCACGTGCCGGGCCGCGTGATCCACACGCAGGGCTGGCCGCTTAGCGAAAGCGGCAGCTGGGGCGGGGGTTTCCTCTACCACCAGGCCAATGGCCAGGTCGCTTTGGGCTTCGTGACCGCGCTCGATTACGCCAATCCGTGGGTCTCGCCCTATCAGGAATTCCAGCGCTGGAAGCAGCATCCGGCGATCCGCGAATATCTCGAAGGCGGCAAGCGTGTGGCCTATGGCGCGCGCGCGATCAACGAAGGCGGGTGGCAGAGCGTGCCCAAGCTGGCCTTCCCCGGCGGCGCGCTGGTCGGCTGCGCGGCGGGCTTCGTCAACGTCCCGCGCATCAAGGGCAGCCACACCGCGATGAAGAGCGGGATGCTGGCCGCGGAAAGCATCGCCGCGGCAATCGCCGCGGGCAGCGAGCATTCCGAGCTGTGTGATTACGACGCGGCGGTGCGTTCAAGCTGGATCGCGGACGAGCTCAAGCTGGTGCAGAACGCCCAGCCGGCGGTCGCCAAGTTCGGCGGCGATATCGGCACGGTGCTGGCGGGTGCGGACATGTGGATGCGCACGCTCAAGATCGGCCTGCCGATTTCGATGAAGCACACGCCCGATTACACGCACACCGGGCGCGCGGACCTTTATCCCAAGATCGACTATCCCAAGCCCGATGGCACGATCAGCTTCGACCGGCTGACCAATGTTGCCTACAGCTACACCAACCATGCCGAAGACCAGCCGTGTCACCTGCAGCTGAAGGATCCGGAGCTGCAGAAGGAAAGCGAGCTGAAGATCTTCGGCGGACCTTCGGCGCGCTATTGCCCGGCCGGGGTCTATGAATGGCTGGAGGACGAAGCCTCAGGCGAGATGAAGTTCCAGATCAACAGCCAGAACTGCGTCCACTGCAAGACCTGCGACATCAAGGACCCCAACCAGAACATCAACTGGGTGACGCCGGAAGGCGGCGGCGGCCCGAACTATCCGAATATGTGA
- a CDS encoding acyl carrier protein, whose translation MDRRLKAILVDVLGLDADDVAAFDGDTGLFGHLPELDSMAVAGLFTEIEDRFEILIDDDDVDAEMLETYGALLAFAEMKVIEG comes from the coding sequence ATCGACCGGCGGCTGAAAGCCATACTGGTCGATGTGCTGGGCCTTGATGCCGATGATGTCGCCGCGTTTGATGGTGACACCGGGCTGTTCGGCCATTTGCCAGAGCTGGATTCGATGGCCGTCGCCGGCCTGTTCACGGAGATCGAGGACCGGTTCGAAATCCTGATCGATGACGATGACGTCGATGCGGAAATGCTGGAAACCTACGGCGCCTTGCTGGCCTTCGCCGAGATGAAGGTGATCGAAGGCTAG
- a CDS encoding uracil-DNA glycosylase family protein, with protein MSNADPLTLTARDFAAAIEWWRDAGVDCDFADDATDWLAEPVQAETAPQTTTGAKTVHSPAEAPPPQKIDLLGPNPPADLSAFHEWWLSEPALDAIGPRGRVPPRGPAGARLMVLVMDPEQGDTERLLSQAQGQLLSRILSAMGIAEDQVYLASALPRHTPMADGAALAAQGFSKLLQHHIRLAAPQRLLAFGTNILPLLGHDAAQEPASLQNFNHEGFSVPLMASEGLDAMMAMPLLKARFWHRWLEWTGSNAQ; from the coding sequence GTGAGTAACGCCGATCCCCTCACCCTGACTGCGCGCGATTTTGCTGCAGCCATCGAGTGGTGGCGCGATGCGGGCGTCGATTGCGATTTTGCGGATGACGCTACGGACTGGCTGGCCGAGCCGGTGCAGGCCGAGACCGCGCCGCAGACGACAACTGGGGCGAAAACGGTCCATTCGCCGGCTGAAGCCCCGCCTCCACAAAAAATCGACCTGCTGGGGCCAAACCCGCCTGCCGATCTGAGTGCTTTCCACGAATGGTGGCTGAGCGAGCCGGCGCTCGACGCGATCGGCCCGCGCGGGCGGGTGCCGCCGCGGGGCCCGGCGGGTGCGCGGCTGATGGTGCTGGTGATGGATCCGGAGCAAGGCGACACCGAGCGGCTGCTGTCACAAGCTCAGGGCCAGCTGCTTTCGCGCATCCTCAGCGCCATGGGGATCGCGGAAGATCAGGTCTACCTCGCTTCCGCCTTGCCGCGGCACACGCCCATGGCCGACGGGGCAGCACTCGCGGCGCAGGGATTCAGCAAGCTATTACAGCACCATATCCGGCTAGCCGCGCCGCAGCGCCTGCTGGCGTTCGGCACCAACATCCTGCCGCTTTTGGGGCACGATGCGGCGCAAGAGCCTGCCTCTTTACAAAATTTTAACCATGAAGGCTTCAGCGTGCCGCTGATGGCATCAGAAGGGCTCGACGCGATGATGGCGATGCCCCTGCTGAAGGCCCGCTTCTGGCACCGATGGCTCGAATGGACAGGCTCAAACGCGCAATGA
- the ilvD gene encoding dihydroxy-acid dehydratase produces MSTRFDKSKLPSRYVSVGPERAPHRSYYYAMGLTEEEIARPFVGVVSAGNDSAPCNTALDAQANICREGVEQGGGMPRRFNTITVTDGIAMGHQGMKSSLISREIIADSVEVSVRGHCYDALVGFAGCDKSLPGMMMAMLRLNVPSIFVYGGSILPGSFHGKDVTVKDVFEAVGQHAAGNCPLQELIALEKVACPGHGACGGQFTANTMACVGEAIGLSLPNSNMAPAPYKSREEVAIAAGKQVMELLARNLRPRDICTRAAFENAARVVAATGGSTNAALHLPAMASECGIEFDLFDVAEIFKSTPYIADLQPGGRYVAKDMHEAGGVYMVMKTLLDGGFLDPEPLTVTGKSIGENLEEITWNPDQKVIYPVSNPITPTGGVVGLKGSLAPDGAIVKVAGMHTLQFSGPAQCFDCEEDAFKAVEERQIREGSVIVIRYEGPKGGPGMREMLSTTAALYGQGMGESVALITDGRFSGATRGFCIGHVGPEAAECGPIALVEDGDIISIDAEAGTIELEVDEAVLAERRKAWQPRTNDYQSGALWRYSQNVGPAVKGALTHPGAKAERHVFADI; encoded by the coding sequence ATGTCCACCCGCTTCGACAAGTCGAAACTGCCCAGCCGCTATGTCTCGGTCGGCCCCGAGCGCGCCCCGCACCGTTCCTATTACTATGCCATGGGCCTGACCGAGGAAGAGATCGCGCGGCCTTTCGTGGGCGTGGTTTCGGCAGGGAATGACAGCGCGCCGTGCAACACCGCGCTCGACGCGCAGGCAAATATCTGCCGCGAAGGTGTGGAGCAGGGCGGGGGTATGCCGCGCCGCTTTAACACCATTACCGTGACGGACGGGATCGCGATGGGGCACCAGGGCATGAAAAGCTCGCTCATCAGCCGCGAGATCATCGCGGACTCGGTAGAGGTTTCAGTGCGCGGGCATTGCTACGATGCGCTGGTCGGCTTCGCCGGCTGCGACAAGAGCCTGCCGGGCATGATGATGGCGATGTTGCGGCTCAATGTGCCCTCGATCTTCGTCTATGGCGGTTCGATCCTGCCCGGCAGTTTCCACGGCAAGGATGTGACGGTGAAGGACGTGTTTGAGGCGGTGGGTCAGCACGCGGCCGGCAATTGCCCGCTGCAGGAACTGATCGCGCTGGAAAAGGTCGCCTGTCCCGGCCACGGTGCCTGCGGCGGCCAGTTTACCGCCAACACCATGGCCTGTGTCGGCGAAGCGATCGGGTTGTCATTGCCGAACAGTAATATGGCGCCCGCACCTTACAAATCGCGCGAGGAAGTTGCGATTGCCGCGGGCAAGCAGGTGATGGAACTGCTCGCACGGAACCTGCGCCCGCGCGACATCTGCACCCGCGCCGCTTTCGAGAATGCTGCGCGTGTCGTAGCCGCGACCGGCGGCTCGACCAATGCGGCGCTGCATTTGCCCGCCATGGCCAGCGAGTGCGGGATCGAATTCGACCTGTTCGACGTGGCCGAGATCTTCAAGTCCACGCCCTACATTGCCGATTTGCAGCCCGGTGGGCGCTATGTCGCCAAGGACATGCACGAGGCGGGCGGGGTCTACATGGTGATGAAGACTCTGCTCGATGGCGGATTCCTCGATCCCGAGCCGCTGACGGTTACCGGCAAGAGCATCGGTGAAAACCTCGAAGAGATCACCTGGAACCCCGATCAAAAGGTGATTTACCCGGTTTCCAATCCGATCACGCCGACCGGCGGGGTTGTCGGCCTCAAGGGTTCGCTCGCCCCCGATGGCGCGATCGTGAAGGTTGCCGGCATGCACACGCTGCAGTTTTCCGGCCCGGCGCAGTGCTTTGACTGCGAGGAGGATGCGTTCAAGGCGGTCGAGGAGCGCCAGATCCGCGAAGGCAGCGTGATCGTGATCCGCTACGAAGGCCCCAAGGGCGGCCCCGGCATGCGCGAAATGCTCTCGACCACCGCCGCTCTCTATGGGCAGGGCATGGGCGAGAGCGTGGCGCTGATCACCGACGGGCGCTTTTCCGGCGCGACCCGCGGCTTCTGCATCGGCCATGTCGGGCCCGAGGCGGCCGAATGCGGCCCGATTGCCTTGGTCGAGGATGGTGACATCATCAGCATTGACGCCGAAGCGGGCACGATTGAGCTGGAAGTTGACGAGGCTGTGCTGGCCGAGCGGCGCAAGGCGTGGCAGCCGCGCACCAATGACTATCAGTCGGGCGCGCTGTGGCGCTATTCGCAGAATGTCGGCCCGGCGGTGAAGGGCGCGCTGACGCATCCGGGCGCAAAGGCCGAGAGGCATGTTTTCGCCGATATCTGA
- a CDS encoding NAD(P)H-hydrate dehydratase, whose amino-acid sequence MFSPISDLQVLTVAQMRAAEQALIDAGTSVDALMQFAGRGAAEWVWRVAAGREVTVLCGPGNNGGDGYVIAEVLRARGLPVQVVAPIAPKTDAAKNARRAYKGVCLSAGKDARGQVLVDCLFGSGLTRPLSAEHELLLRDLAKRHPLRIAVDLPSGVETDSGALLNGGLPDYRLTIALGAWKFAHYRLPARAKMGDLKLVQIGVKSVTSAAQLIQPPKIAVPALDAHKYKRGLCAIVGGAMPGAALLASQAAMRAGAGYVKLLAHNLPSSMPAGLVIDQAPLHDALEDRRIAALLIGPGLARDREAEDRLQAALTCAKPSVLDADALVLLKPECLQECVPYLVTPHDGELDALCRAFAVVAPDRQSRALALAKASGTVVLAKGPDTFVAAPDGRLAIAPPAPSWLSVAGTGDVLAGIAASRMANGSDAFAAACEAVWLHGEAARQLGPAFTADELALAVSGAIAAACE is encoded by the coding sequence ATGTTTTCGCCGATATCTGACCTGCAGGTCCTGACGGTGGCGCAGATGCGCGCCGCCGAACAGGCCCTGATCGATGCTGGCACCAGCGTCGACGCGCTGATGCAGTTTGCCGGGCGCGGTGCCGCCGAATGGGTCTGGCGGGTGGCGGCAGGACGTGAAGTCACGGTGCTGTGCGGGCCGGGCAACAATGGCGGCGACGGCTATGTGATTGCAGAGGTGCTGCGCGCGCGCGGCCTGCCGGTGCAGGTGGTCGCGCCGATTGCCCCCAAGACGGATGCGGCGAAGAATGCGCGGCGTGCGTACAAGGGCGTTTGCCTGAGCGCGGGCAAGGACGCCAGGGGCCAGGTCCTGGTCGATTGCCTGTTTGGTTCGGGCCTCACCCGGCCGCTGAGTGCCGAACACGAATTGCTTTTACGCGATTTGGCCAAGCGCCATCCGCTCCGCATTGCGGTGGACTTGCCGTCGGGCGTCGAGACCGACAGCGGCGCGCTGCTCAACGGAGGCCTGCCCGATTACCGGCTCACGATCGCGCTGGGCGCATGGAAGTTTGCGCATTACCGGCTGCCCGCGCGGGCGAAAATGGGGGATCTCAAGCTCGTCCAGATTGGCGTAAAGTCGGTCACGAGCGCTGCACAATTGATTCAACCGCCGAAAATCGCGGTGCCTGCACTCGATGCGCACAAATACAAGCGCGGATTGTGCGCCATTGTCGGCGGCGCGATGCCCGGCGCCGCGCTACTGGCGAGCCAGGCGGCGATGCGGGCCGGCGCGGGCTATGTAAAACTGCTGGCGCATAATTTGCCCTCAAGCATGCCAGCGGGTCTGGTGATCGATCAGGCCCCGCTGCACGATGCGCTCGAAGATCGCCGGATCGCTGCGCTGTTGATCGGGCCGGGGCTGGCGCGCGATCGCGAGGCGGAGGACCGGCTGCAAGCGGCGCTCACCTGTGCCAAGCCGAGCGTGCTTGATGCCGATGCGCTGGTTCTGCTCAAACCCGAGTGCCTGCAGGAATGCGTCCCATACCTCGTCACGCCGCATGATGGCGAGCTGGATGCGCTGTGCCGCGCTTTCGCCGTGGTTGCGCCGGACCGGCAATCGCGCGCGCTGGCGCTGGCCAAAGCGAGCGGGACGGTGGTTCTCGCCAAGGGACCGGACACTTTCGTCGCTGCGCCCGATGGACGGCTCGCCATCGCACCGCCTGCACCCAGCTGGCTTTCAGTGGCGGGAACGGGCGACGTATTGGCCGGAATCGCGGCGAGCCGCATGGCTAACGGCAGCGACGCTTTCGCCGCAGCCTGCGAAGCCGTGTGGCTGCATGGCGAGGCGGCGCGGCAATTGGGGCCGGCCTTTACGGCCGATGAGCTTGCGCTGGCCGTTTCCGGCGCTATCGCCGCCGCTTGTGAGTAA
- a CDS encoding N-formylglutamate amidohydrolase, with translation MTISDLPYRQVGEPKPGGIVSVVDHASNFVPLDIELGIDGELLEDHIALDIGVAGVAGRMARRHGIAAHLATVSRLVIDLHREEHHPKLVPTESDGHLIPGNIGADVEARLNRFHRPYHAALAAWLNAIRPELILSIHSFTPGLRTCDKPRPWEVALLYNEDDRAARHAIRLFSEQGLTVGDNEPYSGKQLNATMNRHAEAHGRPYLAIEIRQDLIATRAAQSRWADMLADVANRVALALQ, from the coding sequence ATGACAATCAGTGACTTGCCCTATCGCCAGGTGGGCGAACCTAAACCTGGCGGGATCGTATCCGTCGTCGACCATGCCTCCAATTTCGTTCCGCTCGATATCGAACTCGGCATCGACGGCGAACTGCTAGAAGACCACATCGCCTTGGACATCGGCGTGGCAGGGGTGGCCGGGCGCATGGCGCGCCGCCACGGCATCGCCGCGCATCTCGCCACTGTCAGCCGCCTTGTGATCGACCTACACCGCGAGGAACACCATCCCAAGCTCGTACCCACGGAAAGCGACGGTCACCTGATCCCGGGCAATATCGGCGCCGATGTGGAGGCGCGGCTGAACCGTTTCCACCGCCCCTACCATGCCGCGCTGGCTGCCTGGCTCAACGCGATCCGGCCCGAACTGATCCTTTCGATCCACAGCTTTACCCCTGGCCTGCGGACTTGCGACAAACCGCGCCCCTGGGAAGTCGCGCTGCTCTACAATGAGGATGACCGCGCGGCGCGCCATGCGATCCGCCTGTTCAGCGAACAGGGCCTGACGGTGGGCGATAACGAGCCCTATTCGGGCAAGCAGCTCAATGCGACGATGAACCGCCATGCCGAGGCGCATGGGCGCCCCTATCTGGCGATCGAGATCCGGCAAGACCTGATCGCGACCCGCGCCGCCCAGTCGCGCTGGGCCGACATGCTGGCCGATGTGGCAAACAGGGTTGCGCTGGCGCTGCAGTAG
- a CDS encoding transglycosylase SLT domain-containing protein: MKAKQLKFLGMALLAGVAGIPATAAYANASSAAEYFRARAGTVNVPQVLSERDQQYYRDIFTAIAREDWAKVDGLLGDREPGLLHQVAIAEYYTHANSPRVTAEQIAAWFAMGTDLPQAEQLGRLGQKRGLEFLPDLPQAQPFARQPYASKRLRPRSVQDGTMPADISAGILEHIKNDDPDSARLLLDGIDALLSPEARAEWRQRVAWSYYIENRDTAALGMAQTVADGSGPWVAEGEWVVGLAAWRLGDFATAAQGFARTAQLANNVELRTAAHFWAARALTRSRQPAEATKHLQAAAREDETLYGMLSLEQLGQTIPDAHEGADFAPSDWTKLRDRNNVRVAVGLLEIGRGDLADEVLRHQAKIGSPSEYAALSRLARELGLPQTQLWMAHNAPRGTQPLAALRYPTARWMPTSGWQVDPALAFAHALQESNFRTNAVSPADARGLMQITPITVRQHAPRLEMNASYVNLNDPEVNLAFGQRNLEMLRDSGATQGLLPKIMAAYNAGLSPVTRWNSEVRDLGDPLLYMESIPYWETREYVNIVMRNYWMYERQSGAPSASREALAQGMWPAFPESRGPSAVRLTGRN; encoded by the coding sequence ATGAAAGCCAAACAGCTTAAATTCCTGGGTATGGCATTGCTCGCCGGGGTGGCGGGTATCCCGGCTACCGCCGCCTATGCCAACGCCAGCAGTGCCGCCGAATATTTCCGCGCCCGCGCCGGCACGGTCAATGTCCCGCAGGTGCTGAGCGAACGCGACCAGCAGTATTACCGCGACATCTTCACGGCGATCGCGCGCGAGGACTGGGCCAAGGTCGACGGTCTGCTCGGCGATCGCGAGCCCGGCCTGCTGCATCAGGTCGCCATCGCCGAATATTACACCCACGCCAACAGCCCGCGCGTGACGGCCGAACAGATCGCCGCGTGGTTCGCGATGGGCACTGACTTGCCGCAGGCCGAACAGCTGGGCCGGCTTGGCCAGAAGCGCGGGCTGGAGTTCCTGCCCGACCTGCCGCAGGCGCAACCTTTCGCCCGCCAGCCCTATGCTTCGAAGCGCTTGCGCCCGCGCAGCGTGCAGGATGGCACCATGCCAGCGGATATCAGTGCAGGCATCCTTGAGCACATCAAGAACGACGATCCGGACAGTGCGCGGCTGCTGCTCGACGGGATCGATGCCTTGCTCAGCCCGGAAGCGCGCGCCGAATGGCGCCAGCGCGTGGCCTGGAGCTATTACATCGAAAACCGCGACACCGCGGCGCTTGGCATGGCCCAGACCGTGGCCGACGGCAGCGGACCATGGGTGGCAGAGGGCGAATGGGTGGTGGGCCTTGCCGCCTGGCGCTTGGGCGATTTTGCCACTGCGGCTCAAGGCTTTGCCCGCACGGCCCAGCTTGCCAACAATGTCGAATTGCGCACGGCGGCGCATTTCTGGGCCGCCCGCGCGCTGACCCGCAGCCGCCAGCCCGCCGAAGCGACGAAGCATCTGCAGGCCGCCGCGCGCGAGGATGAGACGCTCTATGGCATGCTCTCGCTCGAACAGCTCGGCCAGACCATTCCCGATGCGCATGAAGGGGCGGATTTTGCCCCATCCGATTGGACCAAACTGCGCGACAGGAACAATGTGCGCGTTGCCGTCGGCCTACTGGAGATCGGGCGCGGCGATTTGGCGGACGAAGTGTTGCGCCACCAGGCAAAGATCGGCAGCCCGTCCGAATATGCCGCCCTCTCCCGCCTCGCGCGCGAACTGGGCCTGCCGCAGACCCAGCTGTGGATGGCGCATAACGCCCCGCGCGGAACGCAGCCACTCGCTGCGCTGCGCTATCCCACGGCGCGCTGGATGCCCACCAGCGGCTGGCAGGTCGACCCGGCGCTGGCCTTTGCCCATGCGCTGCAGGAATCGAACTTCCGCACCAACGCCGTCAGCCCTGCCGATGCGCGCGGGCTGATGCAGATCACCCCGATCACCGTGCGCCAGCATGCCCCGCGGCTGGAAATGAACGCCAGCTACGTCAATCTGAACGATCCGGAGGTCAATCTGGCGTTCGGCCAGCGCAACCTTGAGATGCTGCGGGATTCGGGCGCCACGCAAGGCCTGCTGCCCAAGATCATGGCGGCCTATAACGCCGGGCTTTCGCCGGTGACGCGCTGGAACAGCGAAGTCCGCGACCTGGGCGATCCGCTGCTCTATATGGAGAGTATCCCCTATTGGGAAACGCGCGAATATGTAAACATCGTGATGCGCAATTACTGGATGTATGAACGGCAATCGGGAGCCCCTTCGGCCAGCCGCGAGGCGCTGGCGCAGGGCATGTGGCCCGCCTTTCCCGAAAGCCGCGGCCCCAGTGCGGTGCGGCTGACCGGCCGGAACTGA